One genomic window of SAR202 cluster bacterium includes the following:
- a CDS encoding winged helix-turn-helix transcriptional regulator: MLVDSYIPQCYIPAVLDEKLKAIAEPRRRQILKLALDREWAAGEIAAQFNVTRPAISQHLAVLVAADLLQVRRHGTRRFYRSNPQGLEELKAFLSDFWDANLLSLAREAEAEERRSRS; encoded by the coding sequence ATGTTAGTTGACTCTTACATACCGCAATGCTATATTCCAGCCGTGCTGGACGAAAAGCTTAAAGCCATCGCGGAACCCCGCCGCCGCCAAATCCTCAAGCTAGCACTGGACCGAGAGTGGGCCGCCGGCGAGATCGCCGCTCAGTTCAATGTCACCCGCCCCGCCATCTCCCAACACCTCGCCGTCCTCGTCGCCGCCGACCTCCTCCAGGTCCGAAGGCACGGCACACGCCGTTTCTACCGTTCAAATCCCCAGGGGCTGGAGGAGCTTAAGGCCTTCCTCAGCGACTTCTGGGATGCTAATCTTTTGTCCCTCGCTCGTGAAGCTGAAGCCGAAGAACGGAGGTCTAGATCATAG